The following proteins are encoded in a genomic region of Phaeodactylum tricornutum CCAP 1055/1 chromosome 1, whole genome shotgun sequence:
- a CDS encoding predicted protein — translation MANAFTRGSGPPPSDTLTKAQRISRLPPAVYENVPAPCRDAAQTVQNYHANVKVLEECETYEQKNTCQQICDNMYQAAQAEMAKLKSHPQVEAYRLQFESDLELLQERQGKQLRSPMRSATENSGNHKEELLSNHKTTVMNLTASRPQPSPCDIVRQRQDQHLDTISQSLGELGSIAQNLKQSFQQQNETIDKLDTKSDNILEKSKMVTRRADRIIQKKSWTPVKPTFACMVTIRHVSSGKYLAVADTDLNLVPKRHPETCVFALWKRQGEIFGLKNKFNNKWVGQNLFGSLACSASSFGRREEWEAEEDWTNSRILCASAGWGAGGYLNVRPTDHGIVIGGYGFEERKKADAWSIVELTVT, via the coding sequence ATGGCCAACGCGTTTACCAGAGGGTCGGGACCGCCCCCGTccgacacgttgacgaaagCGCAAAGAATTTCGCGGCTACCACCGGCCGTATACGAGAATGTGCCCGCACCTTGTCGCGACGCGGCGCAAACAGTGCAGAACTATCACGCGAACGTCAAAGTCTTGGAAGAGTGTGAAACCTACGAACAGAAAAATACCTGCCAGCAGATATGTGATAATATGTACCAAGCCGCTCAAGCAGAAATGGCCAAGCTAAAGAGCCACCCGCAAGTCGAAGCGTACCGGTTGCAGTTTGAATCCGATTTAGAACTGCTCCAAGAACGACAAGGCAAGCAATTGCGGTCTCCGATGCGCTCCGCCACGGAGAATTCTGGGAACCACAAAGAGGAGTTGCTGTCGAATCATAAGACTACCGTGATGAATTTAACAGCGTCTCGGCCTCAACCCTCGCCTTGTGATATTGTACGACAGCGGCAAGACCAACATTTGGATACCATTTCGCAAAGTCTCGGCGAGCTCGGTAGCATCGCACAAAATTTGAAGCAATCCTTTCAGCAACAGAACGAAACGATCGACAAGCTGGACACAAAATCGGACAACATACTCGAAAAGAGTAAAATGGTGACACGAAGGGCCGATCGCATCATTCAAAAGAAATCATGGACCCCCGTCAAGCCCACTTTTGCCTGCATGGTTACCATACGGCACGTCTCGAGCGGTAAATACCTGGCCGTTGCCGATACTGACCTGAATTTGGTCCCGAAACGACACCCCGAAACCTGCGTTTTTGCTTTGTGGAAGCGACAAGGAGAAATTTTTGGTTTGAAAAACAAATTCAATAACAAATGGGTTGGGCAAAACCTGTTTGGATCTCTAGCTTGCTCCGCCAGTAGTTTTGGCCGAAGGGAAGAGTGGGAAGCGGAAGAGGATTGGACGAATTCGAGAATTTTGTGTGCCTCGGCCGGATGGGGAGCCGGCGGCTACCTCAACGTACGTCC